A region from the Mesorhizobium sp. J8 genome encodes:
- the sppA gene encoding signal peptide peptidase SppA, which produces MAMRADDLIDRRRLRRKVTFWRVVAFLVLAAAVIAFSTWVYDDNFTGRAVPHIAKVKIEGTITEDEDLLKRLEAIRKSPEVKGVILSIDSPGGTTVGGESTFEAVRKLAGDKPVVAEVGTLAASAGYMIASAADHIVARKTSIVGSIGVLIQYPDVSGLMDKLGIKLEEVKSSPLKASPSPFKPTNDDERAMVRKLILDSYDWFVGIVADRRKMTHEQALALADGSIFTGRQALANHLVDAVGGEQEAIDWLATKGVDAKLKIVEWKDKDRRGGFLFSQSMAKLAAKALGLPDAGGDVIHELGADRLFLDGLVSVWHP; this is translated from the coding sequence ATGGCAATGAGAGCCGACGACCTGATCGACCGCCGCCGCTTGCGCCGCAAGGTGACTTTCTGGCGCGTGGTCGCGTTTCTGGTTCTGGCGGCCGCGGTGATCGCGTTCTCGACCTGGGTCTATGACGATAATTTTACCGGCCGTGCGGTCCCGCACATCGCCAAGGTCAAGATCGAAGGCACCATCACTGAGGACGAGGACCTGCTCAAAAGGCTGGAAGCGATCCGCAAGTCGCCGGAGGTGAAGGGCGTCATCCTGTCGATCGATTCGCCCGGAGGCACGACGGTCGGTGGCGAGTCGACTTTCGAAGCCGTGCGCAAGCTTGCCGGCGACAAGCCGGTGGTGGCCGAGGTCGGCACGCTGGCGGCGTCGGCCGGCTACATGATCGCCAGCGCGGCCGACCATATCGTCGCCCGCAAGACCTCGATCGTCGGCTCGATCGGCGTGCTGATCCAATACCCCGATGTCAGCGGTCTCATGGACAAGCTCGGCATCAAGCTGGAGGAAGTGAAATCGTCGCCGCTCAAGGCCTCGCCCTCGCCCTTCAAGCCGACCAATGACGACGAGCGGGCCATGGTGCGCAAGCTGATCCTCGACAGTTACGACTGGTTCGTCGGCATCGTCGCGGACCGCCGCAAGATGACGCATGAGCAGGCGCTGGCGCTGGCCGACGGTTCGATCTTCACCGGCCGCCAGGCCTTGGCCAACCATCTGGTCGACGCCGTCGGCGGCGAGCAGGAGGCGATAGACTGGCTGGCGACGAAGGGCGTGGATGCCAAGCTCAAGATCGTCGAGTGGAAGGACAAGGACAGGCGTGGCGGTTTCCTGTTCTCCCAGTCGATGGCAAAACTGGCGGCCAAGGCGCTCGGCCTGCCGGATGCCGGCGGCGATGTCATTCACGAGCTCGGCGCCGACCGCTTGTTTCTTGACGGTCTCGTTTCGGTCTGGCACCCTTGA
- a CDS encoding integration host factor subunit beta encodes MIKSELVQIIAARNPHLFLRDVENIVGAIFDEITDALAEGNRVELRGFGAFSVKNRPARTGRNPRTGESVEVEEKWVPFFKTGKELRERLNGGK; translated from the coding sequence ATGATCAAATCCGAGCTTGTGCAGATCATTGCCGCGCGCAACCCGCACCTTTTCCTGCGCGACGTCGAAAACATCGTCGGCGCGATCTTTGACGAGATCACCGACGCGCTTGCCGAGGGCAACCGGGTCGAGCTGCGCGGTTTCGGCGCCTTTTCGGTGAAGAACCGCCCCGCCCGCACCGGCCGCAACCCGCGCACGGGCGAATCCGTCGAGGTCGAGGAAAAGTGGGTGCCGTTCTTCAAGACCGGCAAGGAGTTGCGCGAAAGGCTGAACGGCGGCAAATAG
- a CDS encoding DUF1049 domain-containing protein, with translation MFNRFILVVVFVPLAIILIALAVANRGAVAFTLDPFHPGNPALTLNLPLFIFLFLALAVGMIIGSMATWVKQGRYRKLARQRGLEAENLRQAVSRPPAAPKGPALPKPTN, from the coding sequence ATGTTCAATCGCTTCATCCTCGTCGTGGTCTTCGTGCCGCTGGCAATCATCCTGATCGCGCTCGCCGTTGCCAATCGCGGCGCCGTCGCCTTCACGCTCGATCCGTTCCATCCCGGCAATCCCGCGCTGACGCTGAACCTGCCGCTCTTCATCTTCCTGTTCCTTGCCTTGGCCGTCGGCATGATCATCGGCAGCATGGCGACCTGGGTGAAGCAGGGGCGCTACCGCAAGCTCGCGCGCCAGCGCGGTCTGGAAGCCGAAAACCTGCGCCAGGCGGTGAGCCGCCCGCCGGCGGCGCCCAAGGGGCCGGCGCTGCCCAAGCCCACGAACTGA
- a CDS encoding ornithine cyclodeaminase family protein, translating into MLHISAEEVDRALTFPGLVETLRTAFREGAVQPVRHHHGVERPDGAASTLLLMPAWTDFNAAGTSAGGHIGVKIVTVSPDNNTKGKPAVMGLYLLLDGVTGEPQALIDGQRLTQWRTTCASALAASYLARKDASRLLVIGAGALSPFLAKAHSAVRPITSIRIWNRTPANAEKVAAALRAEGFPANAAGDLDAELAEADIVASATISNTPLVKGVLLKPGAHVDLVGGFTPTMRESDDDAIKRARVYVDTRAGATKEAGDIVQPLASGLLKPEAIVADLHELARGEKQGRQTDSEITLFKSVGAALEDLAAGIAVYKALSARQ; encoded by the coding sequence ATGCTGCATATTTCGGCCGAAGAGGTCGACCGCGCGCTGACCTTTCCCGGCCTTGTCGAGACATTGCGCACCGCTTTCCGCGAAGGCGCCGTGCAGCCGGTTCGCCACCATCATGGTGTCGAGCGGCCGGACGGTGCGGCCTCGACCCTGCTTTTGATGCCGGCCTGGACCGACTTCAACGCCGCAGGCACCTCGGCGGGAGGCCATATCGGCGTCAAGATCGTCACCGTGTCGCCGGACAACAACACAAAAGGCAAGCCGGCGGTGATGGGCCTCTATCTTTTGCTCGACGGCGTCACCGGCGAGCCGCAGGCGCTGATCGACGGCCAGCGGCTGACGCAGTGGCGCACGACCTGCGCGTCCGCGCTCGCCGCCTCCTATCTCGCGCGCAAGGATGCCTCGCGGCTTCTGGTGATCGGCGCCGGCGCGCTGTCGCCATTCCTCGCCAAGGCGCATTCGGCGGTAAGACCGATCACCTCCATCCGCATCTGGAACCGGACGCCCGCCAATGCCGAAAAGGTGGCCGCCGCCCTGCGCGCCGAAGGCTTTCCGGCCAATGCCGCCGGCGATCTGGACGCGGAGCTTGCCGAGGCCGATATCGTCGCCTCCGCGACCATCTCGAACACGCCGCTCGTCAAGGGCGTGCTGCTGAAGCCGGGCGCCCATGTCGATCTCGTCGGCGGCTTTACCCCGACGATGCGCGAAAGCGACGACGACGCGATCAAGCGCGCCCGCGTCTATGTCGACACCCGCGCCGGCGCCACCAAGGAAGCCGGCGACATCGTCCAGCCGCTGGCCTCGGGCCTGCTGAAGCCGGAAGCGATCGTCGCCGACCTGCACGAGCTTGCCCGCGGCGAGAAGCAGGGCCGGCAAACCGACAGCGAGATCACGCTGTTCAAGTCGGTCGGCGCGGCGCTTGAAGACCTCGCCGCCGGCATCGCCGTCTACAAGGCGCTCAGTGCAAGGCAGTAG
- a CDS encoding VOC family protein — MTTPNFVILYVDNPENSGAFYARLLGREPVESSPTFVMFVLDKGFKLGLWSRHTVEPAAAATGGGGELVIAVDDAAAVDATHADWAGRGLEILQTPTDLDFGRTFVALDPDNHRLRVYWPNGQ, encoded by the coding sequence ATGACCACGCCGAATTTCGTCATCCTCTATGTCGACAACCCCGAAAACAGCGGCGCTTTCTACGCCAGGTTGCTCGGACGCGAGCCGGTCGAATCCTCGCCGACCTTCGTCATGTTCGTGCTCGACAAAGGTTTCAAGCTCGGCCTCTGGTCGCGCCACACGGTCGAGCCGGCAGCGGCGGCAACAGGCGGTGGCGGCGAGCTCGTGATCGCGGTCGATGATGCGGCCGCGGTCGACGCCACCCATGCGGATTGGGCTGGAAGGGGCCTCGAGATTCTGCAGACCCCAACCGATCTCGATTTCGGCCGCACCTTCGTGGCGCTCGATCCGGACAATCATCGCCTGCGGGTTTATTGGCCGAATGGGCAGTAG
- a CDS encoding helix-turn-helix transcriptional regulator has translation MSRSERLLDLIQILRRHRRPVSGRTLADEMGVSIRTLYRDIATLQGQGAPIEGEAGLGYVLKPGFMLPPLMFTDEEIEAIVLGSRWVAKQPDKRLAAAAMDALAKIAAVLPDDLRDDLDATTLLVGPRSENAEAIDLGIVRQAIRDEHKLGFLYRDAGGAASKRLVWPFALAFFDKVRVMVAWCETRQDFRHFRTDRISGLTATAIRYPRRRQAMLKEWRAGLDAPGQNGAKDPSG, from the coding sequence ATGTCCCGTTCGGAACGCCTGCTCGACCTGATCCAGATCCTGCGCCGCCATCGCCGGCCGGTGAGCGGCCGCACGCTCGCGGACGAGATGGGCGTGTCGATCCGCACCCTCTATCGCGACATCGCGACGCTGCAGGGGCAGGGCGCGCCGATCGAGGGCGAGGCAGGGCTCGGCTATGTGCTGAAGCCCGGCTTCATGCTGCCGCCGCTGATGTTCACCGACGAGGAGATCGAGGCGATCGTGCTCGGCTCGCGCTGGGTGGCAAAGCAGCCCGACAAAAGGCTGGCGGCCGCCGCGATGGATGCGCTGGCCAAGATCGCCGCGGTGCTGCCGGATGACCTGCGCGACGATCTCGACGCCACGACGCTGCTCGTCGGGCCGCGCTCGGAAAATGCCGAAGCGATCGACCTGGGCATCGTGCGGCAGGCAATCCGCGACGAGCATAAACTTGGCTTCCTTTATCGTGACGCCGGTGGAGCGGCGTCGAAGCGGCTGGTCTGGCCGTTCGCGCTCGCCTTCTTCGACAAGGTGCGGGTGATGGTGGCGTGGTGCGAAACGCGCCAGGATTTCCGGCATTTCCGCACCGACCGGATCTCCGGCCTGACAGCGACCGCCATCCGTTATCCGCGACGCCGCCAGGCGATGCTGAAGGAATGGCGGGCGGGCCTTGACGCGCCCGGCCAGAACGGCGCGAAAGACCCTTCCGGCTGA
- a CDS encoding DUF1772 domain-containing protein produces the protein MEMRGILLFWSVLTVFVAALSLGPSFAHVLESPPRLTRWSPALWREATVFNGQFLLFAVIGAPLDIAAILCPALLAWMLRGQATAFRFALVATLLYAAALALWFGLVKPANDILATWTPGPIPENFEAVRLRWETGHMAVTAAKALGFISLCSGLLGVRHG, from the coding sequence ATGGAGATGCGCGGAATTCTGTTGTTCTGGTCGGTGCTGACCGTTTTCGTCGCGGCGCTCAGCCTCGGACCGTCCTTTGCCCATGTGCTGGAATCGCCGCCCAGGCTGACGAGATGGTCGCCGGCGCTGTGGCGAGAGGCGACCGTCTTCAACGGCCAGTTCCTGCTTTTTGCCGTGATCGGAGCGCCGCTCGATATCGCTGCGATCCTCTGTCCCGCGCTTCTCGCCTGGATGCTGCGTGGGCAAGCCACGGCCTTCCGCTTTGCGCTCGTGGCTACATTGCTCTATGCGGCCGCGCTGGCGCTCTGGTTCGGCCTCGTCAAACCGGCGAACGACATCCTCGCGACCTGGACGCCGGGGCCAATTCCGGAAAACTTCGAAGCCGTCCGGCTGCGTTGGGAAACCGGCCACATGGCGGTGACCGCGGCGAAGGCGCTCGGCTTCATTTCGCTTTGTTCCGGCCTGCTCGGCGTCCGGCATGGATGA
- a CDS encoding class I SAM-dependent rRNA methyltransferase, translating to MKSFRDKRRDGRPHPARTEQPRLRETLPAARQQATPAERRETRPADRQEAKPAPRVLARREGALPAERLPLILEVAPNADYALLDSGAGEKLEQYGPYRIVRPEGQAIWQRALPAKEWERADAIFTGDTDEEGIGRWRFPKTPLGETWPMKHDGIDYLGRFTSFRHVGVFPEQASHWDHMAGLIAAAKRPVKVLNLFGYTGLASLVAARAGAEVTHVDASKKAIGWARENQEMAGLADKPIRWIVEDAVKFAEREERRGSRYDIVLFDPPAYGRGPKGEVWQLFEDLPGLTDLCRSILTPKPLAVVLTAYSIRASFFAIHALMRDTFAGMGGTVESGELIIREKSAGRALSTSLFSRWVA from the coding sequence TTGAAATCTTTTCGCGACAAACGCCGCGATGGCCGCCCGCATCCCGCAAGGACGGAACAGCCCCGCTTGCGTGAGACGTTGCCGGCCGCACGGCAGCAGGCCACGCCCGCCGAGCGCCGCGAAACGAGACCTGCGGACCGGCAGGAGGCCAAGCCGGCGCCGCGCGTGCTTGCGCGCCGCGAGGGCGCCTTGCCCGCCGAGCGCCTGCCGCTGATCCTCGAAGTCGCGCCCAACGCCGATTACGCTTTGCTGGACAGCGGCGCGGGCGAAAAGCTCGAGCAATACGGCCCCTACCGCATCGTGCGCCCCGAGGGCCAGGCGATTTGGCAGCGCGCCCTTCCGGCGAAGGAATGGGAGCGCGCCGACGCCATCTTCACCGGCGACACCGACGAGGAAGGCATCGGCCGCTGGCGCTTTCCGAAGACGCCGCTCGGCGAGACTTGGCCGATGAAGCATGACGGCATCGACTATCTCGGCCGTTTCACGTCCTTCCGCCATGTCGGCGTCTTCCCCGAACAGGCTTCGCATTGGGACCATATGGCCGGACTGATCGCGGCGGCGAAGCGCCCGGTCAAGGTGCTGAACCTCTTCGGCTATACGGGCCTTGCCTCGCTGGTGGCGGCCCGCGCCGGCGCCGAGGTCACCCATGTGGACGCCTCGAAGAAGGCGATCGGCTGGGCGCGCGAGAACCAGGAAATGGCCGGCCTTGCCGACAAGCCGATCCGCTGGATCGTCGAGGACGCGGTGAAATTCGCCGAGCGCGAGGAGCGCCGCGGCAGCCGCTACGATATCGTGCTGTTCGACCCGCCGGCCTATGGCCGCGGCCCCAAGGGCGAGGTCTGGCAATTGTTCGAGGACCTGCCGGGCCTGACCGACCTCTGCCGCTCGATCCTGACGCCGAAACCGCTGGCGGTCGTTCTCACCGCCTATTCGATCCGCGCGTCCTTCTTCGCCATCCATGCGCTGATGCGCGATACCTTCGCCGGCATGGGCGGCACGGTCGAATCCGGCGAACTGATCATCCGCGAGAAGTCGGCCGGCCGCGCTTTGTCGACCTCGCTGTTCTCGCGCTGGGTGGCTTGA
- a CDS encoding TrmH family RNA methyltransferase has product MNSHDGARPVGQVKEVTSLANPLVKEIKALALKKFRDQQNAFMAEGLKLVIDALDLGWSIRTLVFAKAGRGNAAVEKVAARTVAAGGTVLEVSEKVLAAITRRENPQMVVGVFAQQTVPLKDIRARDGDVWVALDRVRDPGNLGTVIRTVDAVGARGVILVGDTTDPFSLETVRATMGSIFAVPVARATEQAFLAWRRDFSGLVVGTHLKGAVDYRSVDFTRGPVLLLMGNEQQGLPDSLAESCDRLLRIPQAGRADSLNLAVATGVMLFEIRRGALKLDPANDSR; this is encoded by the coding sequence ATGAACTCACATGACGGCGCCCGCCCTGTCGGGCAGGTCAAGGAAGTCACCAGCCTTGCCAATCCGCTGGTCAAGGAAATCAAGGCGCTGGCGCTGAAGAAATTCCGCGACCAGCAGAACGCCTTCATGGCCGAGGGCCTGAAGCTCGTCATCGACGCGCTCGACCTCGGCTGGTCGATCAGGACCCTGGTTTTCGCCAAGGCCGGACGCGGCAACGCCGCGGTCGAGAAGGTCGCCGCGCGGACCGTCGCCGCAGGCGGCACGGTGCTCGAAGTCTCGGAAAAGGTGCTGGCGGCCATCACCCGACGCGAAAACCCGCAAATGGTGGTCGGCGTCTTCGCGCAGCAGACCGTGCCGCTGAAGGACATCCGCGCCAGGGACGGCGACGTCTGGGTCGCGCTCGACCGCGTCCGCGATCCCGGCAATCTCGGCACCGTGATCCGCACCGTCGACGCCGTCGGCGCCAGGGGCGTCATCCTGGTCGGCGACACCACGGATCCGTTCTCGCTGGAGACGGTGCGCGCCACCATGGGCTCGATCTTCGCCGTGCCGGTCGCCAGGGCGACGGAGCAGGCCTTCCTCGCCTGGCGGCGCGACTTTTCGGGTCTTGTCGTCGGCACGCACCTCAAGGGCGCGGTCGACTATCGCTCAGTCGACTTCACCAGGGGGCCGGTTCTGCTGCTGATGGGCAACGAGCAGCAAGGACTCCCCGACAGCCTTGCCGAAAGCTGCGACCGGTTGCTGAGAATCCCGCAGGCCGGCCGCGCCGACTCGCTCAACCTGGCGGTCGCCACCGGCGTGATGCTGTTCGAGATAAGGCGCGGCGCGTTGAAGCTCGACCCCGCCAACGACAGCCGATGA
- the lspA gene encoding signal peptidase II, translating into MKSWSPYVVLIVIAIALDQWIKQLVENGLAFQEKVDLLPFLALFRTYNTGIAFSMFQSFGDTGLVIIAVLVVAFVLYLATRTPAGHVVARIGFALIIGGALGNLIDRAVYGHVIDYILFHTPVWSFAVFNLADAFISVGAALVVFDELIGWRREAKSEDLGN; encoded by the coding sequence GTGAAATCCTGGTCCCCTTATGTCGTGCTGATCGTCATCGCCATTGCGCTCGACCAGTGGATCAAGCAACTGGTCGAGAACGGGCTCGCCTTTCAGGAGAAGGTCGATCTCCTGCCCTTCCTGGCGCTGTTCCGCACCTACAACACCGGCATCGCCTTCTCGATGTTCCAGTCCTTCGGCGACACCGGCCTGGTGATCATCGCCGTGCTGGTCGTGGCCTTCGTGCTCTATCTCGCCACGCGCACGCCAGCCGGCCATGTCGTCGCCCGCATCGGCTTTGCCCTCATCATCGGCGGCGCGCTCGGCAACCTCATCGACCGCGCCGTCTACGGCCACGTCATCGACTACATCCTGTTCCACACGCCCGTCTGGTCCTTCGCGGTGTTCAACCTCGCTGACGCCTTCATCTCGGTCGGCGCGGCGCTTGTCGTCTTCGACGAGCTGATCGGCTGGCGGCGGGAAGCCAAGTCCGAGGATCTCGGCAATTGA
- a CDS encoding MDR family oxidoreductase, with product MTDTFKAILVSRDADKKQSIDVVDLAEADLMEGDVTVAVEATTVNYKDGLAITGKAPVVRRWPLVPGIDFAGTVISSSHADWRKGDKVILNGWGVGETHYGAYAGRARVNGDWLVPLPEGMSAHDAMAVGTAGYTAMLSVMALERHGIVPDRGPVVVTGAAGGVGSVAISILSSLGYHVIASTGRNAESPYLIALGAAEVISREELSQPAKPLAKERWAGGVDSVGSHTLANVLSMTSYGGAIAACGLAGGMDLPGSVAPFILRGVSLLGIDSVMAPKAVRLEAWRRIGADLDLKKLSTLSRTIGFDGIVAAARDIVEGKIRGRVVVDM from the coding sequence ATGACCGATACCTTCAAAGCCATCCTCGTTTCGCGCGATGCGGACAAGAAGCAGTCCATCGATGTCGTCGACCTCGCCGAGGCCGATTTGATGGAAGGCGACGTAACCGTCGCCGTCGAGGCGACGACGGTGAACTACAAGGACGGGCTCGCCATCACCGGCAAGGCGCCGGTCGTGCGCCGCTGGCCGCTGGTTCCAGGCATCGATTTCGCGGGCACCGTGATCTCCTCCTCGCATGCGGACTGGCGCAAGGGCGATAAGGTCATCCTCAACGGCTGGGGCGTCGGCGAGACGCATTACGGCGCCTATGCCGGCCGCGCCCGCGTCAACGGCGACTGGCTGGTGCCGTTGCCCGAGGGCATGAGCGCGCATGACGCGATGGCCGTCGGTACCGCTGGCTACACGGCCATGCTTTCCGTCATGGCGCTGGAGCGTCACGGCATCGTGCCGGACCGCGGTCCGGTGGTGGTGACGGGTGCGGCCGGCGGCGTCGGCTCGGTTGCGATCTCGATCCTGTCCAGCCTCGGCTACCATGTCATCGCCTCGACCGGCCGCAACGCCGAGAGCCCCTATCTGATCGCCCTCGGCGCGGCCGAAGTGATCTCGCGCGAGGAGCTCAGCCAGCCGGCGAAGCCGCTCGCCAAGGAGCGCTGGGCCGGCGGCGTCGACTCGGTCGGCAGCCACACCCTGGCCAATGTGCTGTCGATGACCTCCTATGGCGGCGCGATCGCCGCTTGCGGCCTGGCCGGCGGCATGGACCTGCCGGGAAGCGTCGCCCCCTTCATCCTGCGCGGCGTCTCGCTGCTCGGCATCGATTCGGTGATGGCGCCGAAGGCGGTCCGCCTGGAGGCATGGCGCCGCATCGGCGCCGACCTCGACCTGAAGAAGCTGTCGACATTGTCGCGCACGATCGGTTTCGACGGCATCGTCGCCGCCGCGCGCGACATCGTCGAAGGCAAGATCCGCGGCCGCGTCGTCGTCGATATGTAG
- a CDS encoding PAS domain-containing sensor histidine kinase codes for MVADSDIRQDSKAAGADRLIADAPTRQVLVAPPLAPELPAASREGLPFLTIVAIAVMAGLAHLTGAPLIVTAGLAAAALAGLAMHLRSRRDERRTAALLDETAARSRAEIETLADRMWEMQESEERFRGLIDALGDLVVHRDRDGHIVYANSVFASLVGVDARDLAGKTLSELGIDVGVVPDAAFSDHECLSSTDVAIRTPNGPRWFSWIELSVRDKDTGAVSHRAIARDITARKRAESSLITARERAEYASQAKSRFLATVSHEIRTPMNGIMGMAKLLADTDLSPEQRTYVGAVSTSASALLALIEDLLDYSKIEAGRFEPEPQPTSLREIADNIIELLAAKAFAKNIGLGCHVEPDVPQMITADPGRVRQVLLNLIGNAVKFTDAGGVLLTVARARTETTDRICFTVADTGPGLREEDMERIFEEFEQSDGTSTRVHGGAGLGLAISKRLATAMGGTISVSSRLGEGSEFVLELPAVSATEPPPHRHNILADRRAVIVSKNATEADAIARTIRAHGGIVEIAATPGQAAPFAAGCNVLLIDAALESSDGRLLKRLRESGFVDCEAVTLIAPTDRGMLGEFRASGYATFLARPVRGETLLRVLLTSHGSMLVQPRPKPRAASSRKRDQGLSVLIAEDNDINAMLARATLLKAGHRVKIVGNGKAAVDAVTDAGLKFRFDVVLMDLHMPVMDGLDAIAAIRRHEESLAMPPIPIMVLSADSQEKTRHAVLAHGASGFVTKPLDPEALVQAVEGQVAA; via the coding sequence ATGGTCGCGGACTCCGACATCAGACAGGACAGCAAAGCCGCGGGCGCTGACAGGCTCATCGCCGATGCGCCGACGCGGCAGGTGCTCGTCGCGCCGCCGCTGGCCCCTGAATTGCCCGCGGCGAGCCGCGAAGGCCTGCCGTTCCTGACGATCGTCGCCATTGCCGTCATGGCGGGGCTCGCGCACCTCACCGGAGCGCCGCTCATCGTGACCGCCGGCCTCGCCGCCGCGGCCCTTGCCGGCCTGGCCATGCATCTGCGCAGCCGTCGCGACGAGCGTCGCACCGCGGCACTTCTCGACGAGACCGCCGCCCGCAGCCGCGCCGAGATCGAGACCCTCGCCGACCGCATGTGGGAAATGCAGGAGAGCGAGGAGCGCTTCCGCGGCCTGATCGACGCGCTTGGCGACCTCGTCGTCCATCGCGACCGCGATGGCCATATCGTTTATGCCAACAGCGTCTTTGCCTCGCTTGTCGGCGTCGACGCGCGCGACCTTGCCGGCAAGACCTTGTCCGAGCTCGGCATCGATGTCGGCGTCGTCCCCGACGCCGCCTTCTCCGATCATGAATGCCTGAGCTCCACCGATGTCGCGATCCGCACCCCGAACGGACCGCGCTGGTTCTCCTGGATCGAACTGTCGGTGCGCGACAAGGACACCGGCGCCGTCTCGCACCGGGCCATCGCCCGCGACATCACCGCCCGCAAGCGCGCCGAATCCTCGCTGATCACCGCGCGCGAGCGGGCCGAATATGCGAGCCAGGCCAAGTCGCGCTTCCTCGCCACCGTCAGCCATGAGATCCGCACGCCGATGAACGGCATCATGGGCATGGCGAAGCTGCTTGCCGATACCGACCTGTCGCCCGAGCAGCGCACCTATGTGGGCGCCGTTTCCACCTCGGCCAGCGCGCTGCTCGCGCTCATCGAGGACCTGCTCGACTATTCCAAGATCGAGGCCGGCCGCTTCGAGCCCGAGCCGCAGCCGACCTCGCTGCGCGAAATCGCCGACAACATCATCGAGCTTCTGGCCGCAAAGGCTTTCGCCAAGAACATCGGCCTTGGCTGCCATGTCGAACCCGACGTGCCGCAGATGATCACGGCCGACCCCGGCCGCGTGCGCCAGGTGCTACTCAACCTCATCGGCAACGCGGTGAAGTTCACCGACGCGGGCGGCGTGCTGCTCACCGTGGCGCGCGCCCGCACCGAAACCACCGACCGTATCTGCTTCACCGTAGCCGACACCGGCCCGGGCCTGCGAGAAGAGGATATGGAGCGCATCTTCGAGGAGTTCGAGCAGTCCGACGGCACCTCGACCAGGGTGCACGGCGGCGCGGGTCTCGGGCTCGCCATCTCGAAGCGGCTGGCCACCGCGATGGGCGGCACGATCTCGGTATCGAGCCGGCTCGGCGAAGGGTCCGAATTCGTCCTCGAGCTTCCAGCGGTCTCCGCGACCGAGCCGCCGCCGCATCGCCACAACATACTTGCCGACCGGCGGGCGGTGATCGTGTCGAAAAACGCAACCGAGGCCGATGCCATCGCCCGCACGATCCGGGCCCATGGCGGCATCGTCGAGATCGCGGCGACACCAGGCCAGGCCGCCCCCTTCGCTGCCGGCTGCAACGTGCTCCTCATCGACGCCGCGCTCGAAAGCAGCGACGGCAGGCTGCTCAAGCGGCTGCGCGAGTCGGGCTTTGTCGACTGCGAGGCCGTCACCCTGATCGCGCCGACCGATCGCGGCATGCTTGGCGAATTCCGCGCCAGCGGCTACGCCACCTTCCTCGCCAGACCCGTGCGCGGCGAGACCCTGCTGCGGGTGCTGTTGACCAGCCATGGCTCCATGCTCGTCCAGCCGCGGCCGAAGCCGCGCGCGGCTTCCTCGCGCAAGCGCGATCAGGGCCTGTCGGTGCTGATCGCGGAAGACAATGACATCAACGCCATGCTCGCCCGCGCCACGCTGCTCAAGGCCGGGCATCGCGTCAAGATCGTCGGCAACGGCAAGGCCGCGGTCGATGCCGTTACCGATGCCGGCCTCAAGTTCCGCTTCGACGTGGTGCTGATGGACCTGCACATGCCCGTCATGGACGGCCTGGATGCGATCGCCGCCATCCGTCGCCATGAGGAGTCGCTCGCCATGCCGCCGATCCCGATCATGGTGCTTTCGGCCGACAGCCAGGAAAAGACCCGGCATGCCGTGCTCGCCCATGGCGCCAGCGGTTTCGTGACCAAGCCGCTCGACCCCGAGGCGCTCGTCCAGGCCGTCGAGGGCCAGGTTGCGGCTTAA